A DNA window from Niabella yanshanensis contains the following coding sequences:
- the carA gene encoding glutamine-hydrolyzing carbamoyl-phosphate synthase small subunit, whose protein sequence is MSETQSRAILLLEDGTVAEGFAFGAIGTTTGEICFNTGMTGYQEVFTDPSYYGQIVIMNAVHVGNYGVIPEDVESDSVKVLGVIAKNLNENYSRKRAEGSLDAYLKKNNIVSIHGVDTRALVAHIRTKGAMNCIISSETFDIEELKLKLAETPDMSGQELASKVSTKEAYELGDAGSEIKIAVMDYGTKRNILNCMVERGAHVKVFPAKTSLEEVKSFNPDGYFISNGPGDPAAMNYAIDTVKEILNEEKPVFGICLGHQLLALANGIETFKMHHGHRGLNHPVKNLVTGKSEITTQNHGFGVNPESIKTSDKVEVTHVNLNDQSIEGIRVKGKPAFSVQYHPESTPGPHDSRYLFDDFIALIKESKN, encoded by the coding sequence ATGTCCGAAACACAATCCCGCGCTATTTTATTGTTAGAAGATGGAACCGTTGCCGAAGGATTTGCCTTTGGGGCAATTGGTACAACCACCGGTGAAATTTGTTTTAACACAGGTATGACCGGCTACCAGGAAGTTTTTACTGACCCCAGTTATTATGGCCAGATCGTAATTATGAATGCTGTGCATGTGGGCAATTACGGTGTAATTCCGGAAGATGTAGAGAGCGATAGCGTGAAAGTATTGGGGGTTATTGCAAAAAACCTGAATGAAAATTACTCACGTAAGAGAGCTGAGGGCTCGCTGGATGCTTATTTAAAAAAGAACAATATCGTTTCCATACATGGTGTAGATACAAGAGCTTTGGTAGCGCATATCCGCACCAAAGGTGCTATGAACTGTATCATTTCGTCTGAAACATTTGATATAGAGGAGCTTAAATTAAAGCTCGCTGAAACCCCGGATATGAGTGGGCAGGAGCTGGCTTCCAAGGTGTCCACTAAAGAGGCTTACGAATTGGGCGATGCGGGCTCTGAAATCAAAATTGCGGTAATGGATTACGGCACCAAACGCAATATATTAAATTGTATGGTGGAGCGTGGTGCGCATGTAAAGGTTTTCCCGGCCAAAACTTCACTTGAAGAAGTAAAGAGCTTTAATCCTGACGGATATTTTATTTCTAACGGCCCAGGCGACCCCGCGGCTATGAATTACGCGATTGATACAGTAAAGGAAATATTAAACGAAGAGAAGCCGGTTTTTGGTATCTGTTTAGGCCACCAGCTTTTAGCGTTGGCCAACGGTATTGAAACCTTTAAAATGCACCATGGTCACAGAGGCTTGAATCATCCTGTAAAAAACCTGGTGACCGGTAAATCAGAGATCACTACCCAGAATCATGGATTTGGTGTTAATCCTGAATCCATCAAAACTTCTGATAAGGTGGAAGTAACCCATGTCAACCTGAATGATCAGTCCATTGAAGGTATACGGGTTAAAGGGAAACCCGCTTTTTCCGTTCAATATCACCCCGAAAGCACACCGGGCCCACACGATTCCCGTTACTTATTCGACGATTTTATTGCGCTGATTAAGGAGTCGAAAAATTAA
- a CDS encoding YfhO family protein — protein MNNLWLKKVLPHVLAILVFLVVAVLFCKPVLDGKTLNQHDTGIEGWRGSAQNAFDVKEKTGTMPLWSTTVFSGMPNYQIAMEGKSALPVDLNKVFGLGLPKPMNFFFIACVCFYILCVVLRFNPVTGILGGLAFAYSTYNPLIVSAGHETKMMTIAYMPFLLAGLLLIFNKRYWIGLAVATLGATLVLMANHPQIAYYFFMIAGAVTIGYVVVWIRNKDFKHLAISFGLSAVAALVGLGCYSLAFLTTKEYKEYTMRGGKSVEIKGNEVKAVNTKGLDPDYAMSYSMSMIEPIIMFMPKAVGGSSGTTLKEDSKVIEKLAAAGVPEMQAAQFASQFPAYWGGMVSPEYSGGPAYIGAVIFILAIIGFVIVKNQLKWPLLIISVLAIMMSWGKYFFGFNEILLNSLPLYNSFRAPSMALVICQLTLPLMAVITVYSLFFEKNSGDFLKENFKKILYTLGGITAVLALLYIGQGYSSAIDEQIIQMQIDPNGGDTLNRAIIAGMKADRQSLFGAQVMRAVLFMALVLGAVYAVLKNMIRPAVAVAVLAAISIIDLWVVDKQYFSDDHYVAKDEIANQIEAPTAIDQEIFKDKDPHFRVFDVAGMDKNRVSYFHRSALGYSAVKLRVYQDIIERYFAGAPNEQILNALDVRYIITRDESGQERLVPNPNAYGAAWFVKAVKPVATEVEELQAIGSTNLKDTAIVPQSALKSGSNLTADSTSSVALIKYTNDEIEYNASSATGGFVVLSEVYYPAGWNAYIDGKQTDIVKTNYFMRGLVVPQGKHTIKLVFEPETVKRGMSISYLSSWLLIILVLGGFFMQWWVDKKKAAHGV, from the coding sequence ATGAATAATCTTTGGCTGAAGAAAGTACTACCACATGTGTTGGCAATCCTGGTTTTTTTAGTAGTAGCCGTGTTGTTTTGTAAACCTGTGTTGGATGGCAAGACCTTAAACCAGCATGACACGGGTATAGAAGGGTGGCGTGGTTCCGCACAAAATGCTTTTGATGTAAAAGAAAAGACAGGCACGATGCCGCTATGGAGCACCACTGTTTTTAGTGGGATGCCTAATTACCAGATTGCCATGGAAGGAAAAAGCGCTTTGCCTGTGGATTTAAACAAAGTGTTTGGTTTGGGCCTGCCCAAGCCCATGAACTTTTTCTTTATCGCCTGCGTGTGCTTTTATATTTTATGCGTGGTGTTGCGATTTAACCCGGTGACAGGCATTCTGGGCGGATTGGCATTTGCTTATTCCACCTACAATCCGCTTATCGTAAGTGCAGGCCACGAAACCAAAATGATGACCATTGCTTACATGCCTTTTTTGCTGGCAGGGCTTTTACTTATTTTTAATAAACGCTACTGGATTGGGTTGGCAGTAGCTACCTTGGGCGCTACACTGGTGTTGATGGCTAATCACCCGCAGATAGCATATTATTTCTTTATGATCGCAGGCGCTGTTACGATTGGTTATGTTGTTGTTTGGATCAGGAATAAAGATTTTAAGCACCTGGCTATATCATTTGGATTAAGTGCAGTGGCTGCATTGGTGGGGCTGGGTTGCTATTCCCTGGCCTTTTTAACCACTAAAGAGTATAAAGAGTACACCATGCGTGGCGGTAAGAGCGTTGAAATAAAAGGTAACGAAGTAAAAGCCGTAAATACAAAAGGATTGGATCCTGATTATGCCATGAGTTATAGCATGAGTATGATTGAGCCCATCATTATGTTTATGCCCAAGGCGGTAGGCGGCAGCAGTGGCACCACTTTAAAGGAAGATTCAAAAGTAATTGAAAAATTAGCCGCAGCAGGTGTTCCCGAAATGCAGGCCGCCCAATTTGCAAGCCAATTCCCCGCTTATTGGGGGGGGATGGTTTCGCCGGAGTATTCAGGTGGTCCAGCATATATTGGAGCTGTTATATTTATTTTGGCGATTATAGGATTTGTAATAGTGAAAAATCAATTAAAGTGGCCGCTTCTTATCATATCTGTATTGGCAATAATGATGAGTTGGGGTAAATACTTTTTCGGATTCAATGAAATTTTATTGAACTCACTACCGCTGTACAACAGTTTCAGGGCTCCATCAATGGCCTTGGTTATTTGCCAGCTTACCTTGCCTTTAATGGCGGTAATCACCGTTTATAGCTTGTTTTTTGAAAAGAATTCCGGAGACTTCTTAAAAGAAAATTTCAAGAAGATATTATATACATTAGGTGGCATTACTGCGGTACTGGCATTATTATACATCGGACAAGGGTATTCTTCTGCAATTGATGAGCAAATTATACAAATGCAAATAGATCCTAACGGTGGCGATACTTTGAACCGAGCCATTATTGCGGGAATGAAGGCAGACCGGCAAAGCCTGTTTGGTGCGCAGGTAATGAGGGCGGTGCTATTTATGGCGCTGGTGCTGGGTGCGGTATATGCAGTGTTGAAAAACATGATCAGGCCAGCTGTAGCAGTTGCGGTTTTAGCAGCCATCAGTATCATAGACCTTTGGGTTGTAGATAAGCAATATTTTAGTGATGATCATTATGTTGCTAAAGACGAAATTGCCAACCAAATTGAAGCACCTACAGCAATAGACCAGGAGATCTTTAAAGATAAAGACCCGCATTTCAGGGTGTTTGATGTAGCGGGGATGGACAAGAACCGGGTGTCTTATTTCCATCGCTCTGCACTGGGGTATTCAGCAGTTAAGTTGCGGGTATACCAGGATATCATCGAGCGATATTTTGCGGGAGCTCCTAATGAGCAGATCCTGAATGCACTTGATGTACGTTACATTATTACCAGGGATGAAAGCGGGCAGGAGCGTCTTGTTCCCAATCCGAATGCTTATGGCGCTGCCTGGTTTGTAAAAGCTGTAAAGCCCGTTGCCACAGAGGTAGAAGAGCTGCAAGCGATAGGTAGCACTAATTTGAAAGATACAGCCATTGTTCCTCAAAGTGCTTTAAAGTCAGGAAGCAATTTAACGGCGGATTCAACATCTTCTGTTGCGCTTATAAAATATACCAATGATGAAATAGAGTATAATGCCAGTAGTGCTACGGGGGGCTTTGTTGTATTGAGTGAAGTATATTACCCTGCAGGATGGAACGCCTACATAGATGGAAAGCAAACGGATATTGTAAAAACGAATTATTTTATGCGCGGTCTTGTGGTTCCCCAGGGGAAGCATACCATAAAGCTTGTTTTTGAACCTGAAACTGTGAAGCGTGGCATGAGCATCTCTTACCTGAGCTCCTGGTTGCTGATCATTTTGGTATTAGGAGGTTTCTTTATGCAATGGTGGGTTGACAAGAAGAAAGCGGCTCATGGTGTGTAG
- a CDS encoding SusC/RagA family TonB-linked outer membrane protein, whose translation MRKTIVSVLLLWMASCCLPYIASAQTKTVTGTVTSSAKTPIPGVTVMVKGTTRATSTNPNGKFSIAVEPGQTLEFSSIGFEGKSVTLGNESIIEVVLIEGEGKQEEEVVVTTEFGMKRIGRAVGSSVQVVDGATIAESGRESFISALAGRVPGLNVTSTSGLPGASNTVVLRNLTSISGNNQPLYVIDGVPMNNSTYDPISMAGGETYSVRNQDYSSRGNDVNPEDIASITVLKGAAAAALYGSDASNGAIIITTKKGRAGSGRVTYNNFFKWDKAYGWPDMQTKYSNGAYGTTNYYNTAKFGGLYPDNVAQYDNIAAILQTGTQQRHNLSVEAGSDKATIRGGVSYLGQKGVIKMTDYDRFNVSLSGQAKITDWLKFEAAIQYTRTENNKALRGTDGPLYRAMIWPMVDDITNYQTLDGLMRKPDYYLDLDLLNPLFAMNKNKNFDRTNRFTSNMAFTITPTAHTFLRGQVGWDVGMQTFETSWHPYYAARNAGLGRYDLVQSNFSDPTVNILAGYNNKFFNNKLSFAGQVGYHQLENGIIRLATNGSKYIIPDFQSINNTDPVSITSRQRNTKRRIQAVSAQFEFGYNNLAFVTLRGRNDWSSTLPVNNNSYFYPAIEGSLILTEFEAIKRIKAISYFKLRGSIAQVGKDAGPLEIYPQLEPTNLTGGGWKYGFTGPNPQLRPEMTTAREVGFDARFLNNRINTYFTYFTTRNEDQIVKGFRLSYATGFVLNTLNVGAFKTWGWEASIDGDIIKNAKGLTWNVGMNGSSGRSKVLYLPANVSEYYNAYTWNSGNIRNGIAVGNPITTLSGRGFERNSAGQVLIDPSTGLPIVSALWTVIGDREPKLRFGATTSLTYKGIRLSGLFAGRYGATVVNGTKRSMMTQGLSWESVALRESRPVVFNGVVRDGKQNTANPTVNTIAVDPGLAAASIYAGGDEDWLEKDVNYVRLQELRLSYTLPKSLFSRMRIISGMDVYVVGNDLATWTNYSGIDAVGNTVSAAAGGTGGEGYDVWSIPNPRGITVGISLNLN comes from the coding sequence ATGAGGAAAACAATTGTAAGTGTACTCTTGCTTTGGATGGCGAGTTGTTGCCTTCCATATATTGCATCCGCACAAACCAAAACAGTAACCGGAACTGTTACGTCATCTGCCAAGACCCCGATCCCTGGAGTTACTGTAATGGTAAAAGGTACCACCAGGGCTACGTCTACCAACCCAAACGGTAAATTCTCTATTGCTGTTGAACCAGGGCAAACCTTAGAGTTTAGCTCTATTGGTTTTGAGGGTAAATCGGTAACGTTAGGAAACGAAAGCATTATTGAAGTGGTATTGATTGAAGGCGAGGGAAAGCAAGAAGAGGAGGTCGTTGTTACAACAGAATTCGGTATGAAGCGGATCGGAAGAGCCGTGGGCTCGTCGGTACAGGTGGTAGATGGGGCAACCATAGCTGAATCGGGAAGGGAATCCTTTATTTCTGCTCTTGCCGGAAGAGTACCCGGTCTTAATGTTACTTCCACCAGTGGTTTGCCCGGGGCCTCCAATACTGTAGTGCTGAGAAACCTCACCTCTATTTCGGGCAATAACCAGCCACTTTATGTGATAGATGGTGTGCCTATGAATAATTCAACTTACGACCCAATAAGCATGGCAGGAGGCGAAACCTACTCTGTACGTAACCAGGATTACTCTTCCCGCGGCAATGATGTAAATCCCGAAGACATTGCGTCCATTACAGTACTGAAAGGTGCCGCTGCTGCTGCATTATACGGCTCGGATGCATCTAACGGAGCCATTATTATTACCACTAAAAAGGGACGTGCAGGTAGCGGAAGAGTAACCTATAACAACTTCTTTAAATGGGACAAAGCATACGGATGGCCCGATATGCAGACCAAGTATTCCAATGGAGCATATGGTACGACTAACTATTATAATACCGCAAAATTTGGGGGACTTTATCCGGATAACGTCGCACAATATGATAATATCGCCGCCATTTTACAGACAGGAACCCAGCAACGGCATAACCTGTCCGTTGAAGCAGGTAGCGATAAAGCTACAATAAGGGGTGGTGTTTCCTACCTGGGCCAGAAAGGAGTCATAAAAATGACCGACTACGACCGTTTCAACGTTAGCCTTTCAGGCCAAGCAAAAATTACGGATTGGCTCAAATTTGAAGCAGCAATACAGTATACCCGAACCGAAAACAACAAGGCATTGAGAGGAACAGACGGACCTCTTTACAGAGCCATGATATGGCCAATGGTAGATGACATCACTAATTATCAAACATTGGACGGGCTTATGAGAAAGCCAGACTACTATCTTGACCTTGATCTTCTCAACCCTCTGTTTGCAATGAACAAGAACAAGAACTTCGACCGAACCAATAGGTTTACCTCCAATATGGCTTTTACCATTACTCCTACAGCTCATACGTTCTTACGCGGTCAAGTGGGCTGGGATGTGGGTATGCAAACATTTGAAACATCCTGGCATCCCTACTATGCAGCAAGAAATGCAGGCCTGGGTCGATACGACCTTGTTCAATCTAATTTTTCTGATCCCACGGTAAATATTTTAGCGGGTTACAATAATAAGTTTTTTAATAATAAATTATCTTTTGCCGGTCAGGTAGGCTATCACCAGCTAGAAAATGGCATAATCAGACTGGCTACTAATGGAAGTAAGTATATTATACCCGATTTTCAATCCATTAATAACACCGATCCGGTTTCCATTACATCCAGACAAAGAAATACCAAGCGCCGTATTCAGGCCGTATCGGCTCAATTTGAGTTTGGATACAACAATCTGGCATTTGTTACACTTAGAGGTAGAAACGACTGGTCATCAACTTTACCTGTAAATAATAATTCTTATTTCTACCCGGCAATTGAAGGCTCTTTGATACTGACCGAATTTGAAGCAATAAAGCGAATTAAGGCGATCAGCTACTTCAAGCTTAGAGGATCAATAGCCCAGGTAGGTAAGGATGCAGGCCCGTTGGAAATATATCCGCAGCTGGAGCCTACCAATTTAACCGGAGGTGGATGGAAATACGGATTTACGGGACCCAACCCCCAATTGCGTCCTGAAATGACCACAGCCCGTGAAGTAGGCTTTGATGCCCGTTTTTTAAACAACAGGATCAATACCTATTTTACTTATTTTACTACCCGCAATGAAGACCAGATTGTGAAAGGATTTCGCCTGAGTTATGCCACCGGTTTTGTATTGAATACATTAAACGTAGGCGCCTTCAAAACCTGGGGCTGGGAAGCAAGTATAGATGGCGATATTATCAAAAACGCTAAAGGACTTACATGGAATGTAGGCATGAATGGTTCCAGTGGTCGCTCCAAAGTACTATACTTACCCGCTAATGTCAGTGAATATTATAACGCCTACACCTGGAACTCTGGTAATATAAGAAACGGTATCGCAGTGGGCAATCCCATTACAACATTAAGTGGCCGTGGATTCGAACGCAATAGTGCAGGACAGGTTTTAATTGATCCATCTACCGGATTGCCCATCGTCAGTGCATTGTGGACTGTAATCGGCGACAGGGAGCCCAAGCTGCGATTCGGCGCTACAACCAGCCTAACTTATAAGGGAATACGCTTGTCTGGCCTATTTGCAGGCAGATATGGCGCTACAGTAGTAAACGGAACCAAAAGATCAATGATGACCCAGGGATTAAGCTGGGAGTCTGTTGCACTTCGTGAAAGCCGTCCCGTTGTTTTCAACGGAGTGGTAAGAGATGGAAAGCAAAATACGGCAAATCCAACTGTAAACACCATAGCTGTAGATCCGGGCCTTGCGGCAGCAAGCATATATGCTGGTGGTGATGAAGACTGGTTAGAAAAAGATGTGAACTACGTTCGCCTACAGGAATTAAGATTATCGTATACACTACCTAAAAGCTTGTTTTCAAGAATGCGCATAATATCAGGGATGGATGTATACGTAGTAGGTAACGATTTAGCTACCTGGACTAATTATTCAGGGATAGATGCCGTAGGTAATACGGTTTCAGCCGCAGCTGGTGGCACAGGCGGCGAGGGGTATGATGTATGGTCAATTCCCAATCCCAGAGGTATTACTGTCGGTATCAGCTTAAACTTAAATTAA
- a CDS encoding SusD/RagB family nutrient-binding outer membrane lipoprotein, with protein MKKIIILLTIPLLFAMGSCKKYLDVNKNTDSPDYVEAHLYLAGIQQAFQGLYWDVRATGPLTQMMGASGDYSVYGNHFYIPGSDAAGETWRVVYWLQGMNLENLINQSMEAENWTLAGIGYAIKAFSWDALTKLNVDAPMKQAYVPGLLSHDYDYQSDIYPQIREWAYKAIELLEKPDATVYGTKISANDYIYAGDKAKWIKFAYAVIVRNLTSLTNKKDFNSKYAQELITAAGKSFQTSDDDATVKITAGSQSAPYTEFNNFWGTARSTAANTFGYSFFQHEYAVQVFTGTVPEYDQATGNKIPVAGNLYYPYKVAAKQIIADTLLDLPGHFDPRVAVKLSTTSNPTYLNLTIPDSVKKYRYYGAQFTSTAGPIGTSPTFYGRNVNPTFSGTTHDGIGKWLYRDNAPYILTTCAEIKFCLAEAYFKLGQTEQSLTAFKEAIKADMDFTGKYIFPGTTGSATGGDKITKAVFEGLAAQYLAGPFVATVSDFSLSHIMMQKWVALYPWGASEAWVDMRKYHYDIQYTGEYPGKANGWTDATVVQKWDTDPTKVYKGLYLRPAQVQHRTISYDIRNQGAPSYRLRPRYNSEYMWNLPSLKLLKPIAGDADNYQTSIPWFAYPGELPQ; from the coding sequence ATGAAAAAAATAATCATATTACTTACAATACCTTTACTTTTTGCAATGGGCAGTTGTAAAAAGTACCTGGACGTAAACAAAAACACAGATTCTCCCGACTATGTAGAAGCCCATTTATACCTCGCAGGTATACAACAAGCCTTCCAGGGACTTTACTGGGATGTAAGAGCTACCGGGCCATTAACACAAATGATGGGAGCCAGTGGCGATTATAGTGTTTACGGCAATCATTTTTATATTCCAGGTAGTGATGCAGCCGGTGAAACCTGGCGAGTAGTTTACTGGTTGCAGGGGATGAACCTGGAGAACCTGATCAACCAGTCTATGGAAGCAGAAAACTGGACCCTGGCAGGTATTGGATATGCCATCAAAGCATTCTCCTGGGACGCGCTTACCAAATTGAATGTTGATGCACCCATGAAACAGGCTTATGTACCAGGATTACTTTCGCACGATTACGACTACCAAAGCGATATATATCCGCAAATAAGAGAATGGGCATATAAAGCCATAGAGTTACTGGAAAAGCCAGACGCTACGGTATATGGAACAAAAATTTCTGCTAACGATTATATCTATGCGGGAGATAAGGCCAAGTGGATAAAATTCGCTTATGCCGTAATTGTACGTAATCTTACTTCTTTGACTAACAAGAAAGATTTCAATTCAAAATATGCGCAGGAGTTAATTACAGCCGCAGGCAAATCATTTCAAACCTCAGACGATGATGCCACTGTGAAGATAACCGCAGGCTCGCAATCAGCACCATATACGGAATTCAATAATTTTTGGGGAACGGCCAGATCTACAGCCGCTAATACTTTTGGCTATTCTTTTTTCCAGCATGAATATGCAGTACAGGTATTTACAGGTACTGTTCCAGAATATGATCAGGCCACCGGCAATAAAATTCCCGTAGCAGGCAATTTATATTATCCCTATAAAGTTGCGGCAAAACAAATAATTGCAGATACTTTACTGGACCTCCCGGGACACTTTGATCCGAGAGTTGCGGTTAAACTCTCAACTACAAGTAATCCCACTTACCTGAACCTCACCATTCCTGATTCAGTAAAAAAGTACCGTTATTATGGCGCACAATTTACCAGTACCGCTGGTCCTATTGGAACCAGCCCTACATTTTATGGAAGGAATGTTAACCCTACATTTAGCGGAACTACTCATGATGGTATTGGGAAATGGTTATACCGAGACAATGCACCATATATATTAACTACCTGTGCTGAAATTAAGTTCTGCCTGGCAGAGGCCTACTTTAAACTGGGGCAGACGGAACAGTCGCTTACGGCCTTTAAAGAAGCTATAAAAGCAGATATGGATTTTACCGGCAAATACATTTTCCCCGGAACTACGGGGAGCGCTACAGGAGGTGATAAGATAACCAAGGCCGTATTTGAGGGCCTGGCCGCCCAGTATCTTGCAGGCCCCTTCGTGGCAACGGTAAGTGACTTCAGCCTGTCGCATATTATGATGCAGAAATGGGTTGCTTTATACCCCTGGGGGGCATCCGAAGCATGGGTTGATATGCGCAAGTATCACTATGATATTCAATACACCGGTGAATATCCTGGTAAAGCCAATGGCTGGACTGACGCCACAGTGGTTCAAAAGTGGGATACGGATCCGACAAAAGTATATAAAGGATTATACCTGCGGCCGGCACAGGTGCAACACAGGACCATCTCGTATGACATTAGAAACCAGGGAGCCCCTTCCTACCGCTTAAGACCGCGTTATAATTCAGAATACATGTGGAACCTGCCTTCATTAAAACTATTAAAGCCAATTGCAGGAGATGCAGACAACTACCAGACCTCTATACCCTGGTTTGCTTATCCCGGCGAACTACCACAATAA
- a CDS encoding queuosine precursor transporter, translated as MIRTIINDKPTRLFILLGGFFIANAIIAEVIGVKLFSLEKTIGIAPFHLSIFGNPFSFNLTAGVLLWPVVFIMTDIINEYYGVKGVRFLSFLAAALIAYTFIMFQGAIGLTPADFWVGNYKNQQINNANEAYRVILGQGSWIIIGSLAAFLIGQILDVLVFHSIKRMTGEKAIWLRATGSTLVSQLIDSFVVLFIAFYIGPRVSGNQGEPWSLNLVMAICVGNYIYKFVVAIMMTPVIYGVHSLIERYLGHNLAAEMKRQAMTKGS; from the coding sequence ATGATCCGTACTATAATCAACGATAAACCCACGAGGCTTTTCATTTTGTTGGGAGGCTTTTTTATTGCCAATGCCATCATTGCCGAGGTAATTGGCGTAAAACTCTTTTCATTGGAGAAAACGATAGGCATCGCCCCCTTCCATCTCAGCATCTTTGGCAATCCTTTTTCATTTAATCTTACCGCCGGCGTATTACTCTGGCCGGTTGTATTTATCATGACGGACATCATTAATGAATACTACGGTGTAAAAGGCGTAAGGTTCTTATCTTTTTTAGCTGCGGCACTCATCGCCTACACGTTTATTATGTTCCAGGGTGCTATTGGGTTAACACCGGCCGACTTCTGGGTAGGTAATTATAAAAATCAGCAAATTAACAACGCCAACGAGGCCTACCGGGTGATACTGGGGCAGGGGTCCTGGATCATTATCGGTTCTTTAGCGGCGTTTTTAATAGGTCAAATATTAGATGTACTTGTGTTTCATAGCATTAAGCGAATGACGGGGGAAAAAGCCATCTGGCTGCGGGCAACCGGATCAACCCTGGTATCGCAACTGATTGACAGCTTTGTAGTGCTTTTTATAGCTTTTTATATAGGCCCCCGTGTATCGGGTAACCAGGGCGAGCCCTGGAGCCTGAACCTTGTAATGGCGATCTGTGTAGGTAATTATATATACAAATTTGTTGTGGCAATCATGATGACGCCGGTGATTTACGGGGTACATTCGCTGATTGAACGATACCTGGGCCATAACCTGGCCGCCGAAATGAAACGCCAGGCAATGACAAAAGGCAGCTAA
- a CDS encoding DeoR/GlpR family DNA-binding transcription regulator has translation MLKKERQAYILHQLNLHNKVLSVDLCSEIAVSEDTIRRDLQELSEAGQLIKVHGGALSMAFNEVQFTPINVYSQAHKKLIVSKALQLIHSGMFILTSGGTTILELIRALPPQLKVTIMTGSIPVINACMAHPKLDVVVIGDKLSRDSKITVGAEAIQKISHVNADLCFLGTNAIDIQHGLTDNDWEVVQIKKAMVNSASKVICMTISEKLQTYQPISVCKIEKIDYLITELDPSNEALTPFKEAGVTVI, from the coding sequence TTGCTGAAAAAAGAGAGACAAGCGTACATACTGCATCAACTCAATCTGCATAATAAAGTATTGAGTGTAGACTTATGTAGTGAAATTGCTGTTTCTGAAGATACCATAAGAAGGGATTTGCAGGAGTTGTCGGAGGCTGGACAGTTAATTAAGGTGCACGGGGGTGCTTTGTCGATGGCTTTTAATGAGGTGCAGTTTACGCCAATCAACGTTTACTCGCAGGCACACAAAAAGCTGATTGTTAGTAAAGCGCTACAATTGATACATAGCGGAATGTTTATACTGACCAGTGGAGGTACTACCATTTTAGAATTGATAAGGGCTTTGCCCCCTCAATTGAAGGTCACGATTATGACGGGGAGTATTCCGGTTATAAATGCTTGTATGGCACATCCAAAGCTTGATGTGGTAGTGATTGGAGATAAATTATCAAGAGACTCGAAGATCACGGTTGGTGCCGAAGCGATACAAAAGATCAGTCATGTAAATGCCGATCTGTGCTTTTTAGGTACCAATGCTATTGATATCCAGCATGGCCTTACAGACAATGACTGGGAAGTGGTTCAGATAAAGAAGGCAATGGTCAATTCTGCATCTAAAGTAATCTGTATGACGATCTCTGAAAAACTGCAGACTTACCAGCCCATCAGTGTGTGCAAAATAGAAAAGATCGATTACCTGATCACTGAGCTGGATCCTTCAAACGAAGCTTTAACGCCTTTTAAGGAAGCAGGCGTAACTGTAATATAG